GTTGCAGACgaataaatcattattaaagcATCACTTTTTACACTTATTGGCGTGGTTTTGTGTTAGTATTTTAGTGAACATAAGGGAACTCTACTGTAGcgcttaaaataattttgtaagcattgtacatgttcttgtaattttattttcaaagcgTTTCCGACTTATTGGTCGATACTCGATATTAATGGGCAGAAGGATGCATACTAGAAATCATATATGCAAGCTAATAATAGAATAAGATATCATAAGTATTCATATGATTAAGGTGGCGGTGGGTAGTTTTTTTTTGGCAAGGAAGTACAACAGTTGGTATTCTTCTAATCATTTTTGGGTAGCTTttcaaaataactaaatttttggTCTGCATACATGGGACACATGTTCCTGGCTTGATTTTGTGTTACGGACCAAGCCTCTTTCTCAAATTTAAATGCGGTCGTTGAAGTTTTTGGTAACATCTTCGTACTTTCATTCCAATTTCTACGAAAAGCAAATGTAGAATAAAAGGGTCTCATTTCAATGAATGCATGTAAAGTGTAACACTGCCTAGCAAACAAATGCAATCGATGGTAATTTGTACCATGAAATGACAAATCAAGCCTAAGACTCTCCACTTTACGAGATCGGGTCACTTATACTTTAATTTCATTGGCCATGAATGAGTTCGCAAAATGGCGGCGGCGTAAACAAATATTGTCCGCTTGGAAAGTTGAGAGTAAAACTTTACCGTAAATCATGAACGTATCGAGTTCAATTTTATCCGAATTaatagttttataatttttggattgttttgttttattttctggatTATTCCCCTTTGGTAAACAATTTATCGTCTGCATAGAAACAATGGCTCGCCACGGGAAAGAATTGACAGAAGaacaaaaagaaatcattttatctttatCAAATAACGGTTTTTCAAGCTATAAAATTCAGGAATTCACTAATATAAACAGCAGAACAAttcagaaatttttgaaaagggtGAACGAGAGAGGAACTACAGAAAACAAGCGGCGAAGTGGGggtaagaaaaaaacaacacctCGAGATGAGCGAGTTTTATTAAGACGTGTGAAAGGCAACAGACGACAAACATTAAAAGATCTTACAAGTAGGTTTAGTAACATAACGGGTTGTAATATATCTGAAAGAACTGTAAGAAGAAGACTATGTGACGATGGATATAGGAGGCGTGTGGTTTCAAAGCGAATTACTATCTCgcaccaggcacgtagcatcgtttttgaaagtgggggggccagacccatccaaaaaatcttgacaagcccaaaaaataaaaaataaaaaaaaaatttaaaaaaaaaagggaaatttaaagtttccaaaaatcttcaaaatcctaatccgggggggggggggggggggggggggggggggggggtagactcaactatacttccaaaaaaaattcttccctaccataattttttttcctccaaatcATGACAtccctaatccgtggggggggggggggggtaaggtaacttcaatttgactactcatttccttattctcatatcaattttttacaaacttccaaaaaagtgggggggggccacctccattataattcattttttcatatgtaaattttaaaaaatttgttgctgcgggaaaaagtgggggggccaggccccccctggccccccctgatgctacgtgcctgcgcACGTAAATCGAGAGCGACGGAAACGCTTACCCAACTAGACTAGGTAgactcaactatacttccaaaaaaaattcttccctaccataattttttttcctccaaatcATGACAtccctaatccgtgggggggggggggggtaaggtaacttcaatttgactactcatttccttattctcatatcaattttttacaaacttccaaaaaagtgggggggggccacctcataattcattttttcatatgtaaattttaaaaaatttgttgctgcgggaaaaagtgggggggccaggccccccctggccccccctgatgctacgtgcctgcgcACGTAAATCGAGAGCGACGGAAACGCTTACCCAACTAGACTAGGTAgactcaactatacttccaTCGTAAATCGAGAGCGACGGAAACGCTTACCCAACTAGACTAGGTAgactcaactatacttccaaaaaaaattcttccctaccataattttttttcctccaaatcATGACAtccctaatccgtggggggggggggggggggggggtaaggtaacttcaatttgactactcatttccttattctcatatcaattttttacaaacttccaaaaaagtgggggggggccacctcataattcattttttcatatgtaaattttaaaaaatttgttgctgcgggaaaaagtgggggggccaggccccccctggccccccctgatgctacgtgcctgcgcACGTAAATCGAGAGCGACGGAAACGCTTACCCAACTAGACTAGGTAgactcaactatacttccaaaaaaaattcttccctaccataattttttttcctccaaatcATGACAtccctaatccgtggggggggggggggggtaaggtaacttcaatttgactactcatttccttattctcatatcaattttttacaaacttccaaaaaagtgggggggggccacctccattataattcattttttcatatgtaaattttaaaaaatttgttgctgcgggaaaaagtgggggggccaggccccccctggccccccctgatgctacgtgcctgcgcACGTAAATCGAGAGCGACGGAAACGCTTTTGTAGACAGAAATTAACATGGACTGTCCGTGAAAATTGGTCTCGAGTCATCTTTAGTGATGAGACGAAAATTATGTTGGGtaacaacaataaaatatacGTCTGGAGGAAGCCTGACGAGCGTCTACGACCCGAGTGCTTGGGTGAATTTGGAGACAGGGAGCGCACCTGCAAGGCATCTGTTATGTTTTGGGGGTGCATATCATACCATGGCGTAGGAACCCTTTCACCAGTTGACGGCAACATGAACactgataaatatatttctatcCTTGATGATTATTTATGGCCTGTGGTCGCACAACATTTCCCGAACCGACCCTGGATCTTCCAGGAAGACAACGCCCCTTGTCATGTGTCTGCTAGGGCCAATGCTTGGAAAATCACCAACAATATAAGCACATTACCATGGCCAGCCCAAAGTCCAGATCTGAACATAATTGAAAATGTCTGGAAAACCTTGAAAACTCGCATACAGCGACGAACATCTGAAATTAAAAACGCCGAAGACTTGAAACGCATATAACGCTGGAAACGTGGACTGCATTGCCTCTTCACTACATTCGCAGCTTGTATGACAGCATTCCACGCAGAATTAGAAGTGTAATACGCACAAAAGGGCAGATAACTAAATACTAAACAAGAAGgcaaatgatttataattttaagatCAAAAATCGGAGTTTGATTTTTGCAGACgaagtttgtttacatcgacGACGCCGCCATTTTGCGAACTCATTCATGGCCAACTACTGTATATTTGTATGTCACATTGAACGCAATTTATGATACTTCCCTCTATAAAATCCGCCTTTGTTATAATCGGCGTGCTTattattaacattatatatagaTTATTCAATTCGTTTAATAAGCGTCAGaataaaatggtatatttaACAGTTTGATCTGATATAATTAATTTGGCTTCATTTAATCGATTCTTCATTCAACATTGACAAATATTCTGAGAAATACTTGCTCCGGAAATTCCTAGTTCATCAATTATTTCCGTGAAAAAAAACTCCACCAAATTAACATTATGTAGATAACTTTGTGCTTCGAATTCATTATTTAAACATAACTAGATAGATTATTTATTATTGACGCATTGGAATCAGAACACAGTCTGAAGCATGGCAATGATGTTTTCAGATATTGATTTAGAGTGCTTTTGATGAAGGACATGTCCGCCACTTTCAAACACTAGTTCCTCCTTGTATATGGTCGAACCTTGAGTTAAACAGAAAACAGAAGTACAACTAAAAAGTTTCATACAAacgataaatatatttaaaataatgatatttatctTTCAAATATACACTTGCATTTTTTTTACGATTAATTCTGATCATGTACTTTACACTCATAACAATGAACAGATTGAACAGAATTCTTATAAATAcggtaaattaaatttaaaagaaactcCATTTAGTTTCAGTGATACCTTGATCTTGATTTTTCTTTACGTCTTGATGTATGCCCAAAGTGTTTAGGAGATCACGTGACAGCTTCTCTTCTATCATTTTATCGTTTCGACTCCAGGCAACAGACACCGGAAGTCGCTTTTCTCGGATTGCTATCACATCCTCCGTAACCTGCATGAGATCAAACAGAAGGAAGAGGTGATAACCTGAAGTACTGATATTGCATgtgaatataaaatatacatgtaattgcaatcaaatgaattttaaatcaattgcaGTCAGATGAGTTTTAAATCAATTTCCTCAATCTATTAAATTTAGTAACATCTAgatcttgtttttctttttcaaatatatatacacgtgtacatgtacttatttcaCAAAACATATATAAGTATTTCACGTCGCACGCCAAATTATCTTAAACATTTACGACTAAGAGACGGGGACCTTACCGCATTAAAATCAACAGTAGACACTGCCTCAAGACCTACGAACTTCTGTCTCTGCTTGTGTGCGGGGATCTTGAAGCCTAGAAATTTATTAgaatgctttttttcttttgacaaaaattagCTTTCATATGACGTTTATAACGATTAAGAATACGTCTGTGTTAGTTGGTGTTTATACATCACTTTCATCATATGTACTCGTAATTATTCTTTCTGTTTTGTCTAAAGATTACACTGAAGGATTTCTAAAATATCACACAGAAATCAATAATACCTGATCTACGAGCCCCAATCTCTATATAAGAGTCAACAACTGGCCAAAAAACACGATTTCTCGCTGCTGCTCCAACCAGTTTTGTCCACGCATAGGGTCTCATTGCCCTGAAATTGTTATCAATGTGATTCTCGTAAAAtgtcttcaaagttttcaatatattaaaaaaaaatatttactatttGTGTAAAATTATTCACTTAAAACTAAAAAGTCCATTGTAAATATAGTAAATATTCTTGGACGCATCTGCAAAAATATTCTTGTGAATAAACTATGCATACTTGTCAACTTTCAAttggaatcattaaaatcatttaaaagtaTATGTTTAAAACTATATTTTGCTACGAGTGCTAACATACTTATTTGGACGGATGCTCATTGGGTTAATTAGGGACAGAGACCTAACATTCTGGGTAGAAGCTCCAAACCTTACGGCTAACCAAGATGCAGCACTATGGGATATCACACTGTCTATTCTGCAGAGTACACAACCATAAAGGAATCATACAATATCACATCTTTTACCACTAaactatttatttaaaaacacgCTCTTGCTATTAATATTGCACCAGGTGATGTTATTTCACTTGTATTGATTGGTTCAAAAGTCCATTAACATTTCGATCAAAACTCTcaataatttatacatgtatgtcatacTCAAGACAAGCAACAATAAAGGAGAAGGATTGTTGATACATTTTAGGCctataaaaaaatttgtgtgtttagggtaacactgatgaaaaaattaggttaggtaggtagggattttttttttatttgatcatattttttatgcatgaatcctaagagtgtttgtttgtgtcatatttaaaaatgggtttttaatagaaataatataaagatCTCAATCTgttaaaaacagacatctaaaaatggtaggatcggggcatttttgtaggttaggtagggttaccctaaacacacaacatTTTTTTAGGCCTTATCAAGCATTTTTTTACCTTGTGATGCCCCACCCTCTGAGTATATCAGCCAACATCTGACATTGCCCAAAAGATGTAAAGTCGAGATTGTAGATATCAGATCTCGATATCAAACTGTCTCCAAATCCTAAAATATAATAAACGTTTCGTTGACTTTTACAatcatatacaatatacatgcatcTTTGCAGGTATTATTTCAATCCCACCCCAAGATGTCGGTACATATGTATGTAAACGTCAAGATCTGTATATATTTATGCAGAATAACAGTACAATAATTGTTTGATATCACTTTAATCACgtaaaaattttacagatttCTATACTTTAGATGATTAACAATCTTGGTTTCTGTATATGTCTTTATACAatacacatgtaataaaaaaaatcacccgatgttttttaacatgaagaaaGACCCACCAACATGGTGCATTCTATCGATTTGCTGCATTGAAACCAAAGAATAAGACTGGCACAATATCGACCGGTTGGCGAAACTAATTCAgaaaatactctttaaaaatatattttgttgaaggAGTAATATATGACAAAATCATGAATGAATCTTATTAACAATAGTATacataatcatatatatatatatacctggtATTTCCGGAGCCACACATCTGATCCCAGAAGAGCTTAAATAGGTCACCATTGACCGGAAATCCTCCCCACTGCCGACCAGCCCCAGCAACATGACCACTGTAGGGGCACCGTGTCCCAGTTCATTGTCAAACACGTTTACTTCCACAGGTAGCTTGCTATTCCCATTTTTGAGACGACATTGCACAACTATTTTGTTGGGTTGCCACGTTAgttttttgttgacattttgtgACCCGGCACCTAATCGCTCATCAGAAGACTTTGGATTATTCTCCCTACATGTACGAAGGACAGAGCTAGAGGCCACTGCGCAAAATCTCCGCCCTAACGACGCTCCTCCGACCACCATACGACACCTACCTCTAAGTAACAACCCTGATCGTATACACACACTACTCAATTCCATCATGCATTCATTGAATGTTACAAGTAACTGTGCACTTTTGCACAGAAGCAGGAAAAAGTTGTATAAGCAACGCGAGTGTGAAGTGGCAGTCGTTACCAATGACTTGCCTTCCGGGAACGGTGGATAATGCAAATTGTATTGTACgattaacatataaatatatcagaaaggacaaaATCGGGTTTGCCTTCCGGGCATAGGGTATAATTCAATGTGTGTATTAGCATATGTAGTAATTTCATGTGTTTGtacagtaaatatatttatttagctTGACGTGTAGAGTCGTTATGATACCCTTTTAGTCGGTTCAACCGTATGATGTCATACCTGGCCTACAGTGTTAATCTTAGGAGGAAGATTGAAGAATGATGTAAGCTTTAAAACACAATGTTAACAAGTTAGTGGAATTGCAATAGCGGTTTAACCGAATCGCATACATTTTACGCCACACTGATCACGTGACGCGCTCATTAGGGACAACACACTTTCTATTGTTtgtcttttttctgcaatatctTTAATAAACTGTGCTAAAAGCCATTGTTTACCCTATATCAAGTCTTTATGTATTGCctagccccctaactccgtcacaaccctaactccgtcactttcgggaaactcaTCGCCGTTTCAAATCAAGtgcaattatgacgtcattttttgcatgtcaaatatcttcaatcaaatgtcaacaatttacaacGGTAAATTTAAGAACGTGttcaaacataacaaaattacaccgtgttcattttatgcaacaataattacactttttcacgggtgcatggaaataacgatatttctgacatgcagGCCATTTCGATGATTTACGTGGTCAGTCATTTTAAGAAAGGTCAAGATAAAGCATTTCACatgcaattcattttttattaagtttaataataaaaaaaaatttcagtccGCAATAGCGTTGTTACAGATATATGCGGTATGTCAGTGtttagaatatgctacatttattaaaaatgtaataagtaaataaaataatcatagattattcattattgaaatgatatatttgaaatacatgtatgtaaggacagaaatcaaacagcatccatacattctgaaaaggtcattgtgattgttgttacaaggaaccatttttagccgggctctgctgaaagcagagacctgactgtaggcaggcaaatcgccaatgatactataaatagcacaacttcaaaagtcaacaaaaaaccagcgtcaaagtaaaagcttccgctataccaaatagttacacaaagagccacgttttgtcaaaagtgttggcattttatttcttcttttttttaatttcgagagaattgtctatcttttttagttttcttattaataagtgttttaaaaacaagactatgcattttggacacatacaatgcgcatgaatttccatgaactactttgatgcgcgttgaagaaatggggattgaatatataacgcatgttgcaaaattcaaggcagcaacagaacttttttctactagacagacatatttttgtttatagctcCAAAAGAgaccggctttcagtactttgatttattctggcgatcatttcactttgatgaaattaaaaacaatttaaattgtatacatcaattttacttattataacttggcctagatacaacttgagtttaaactaaattgttaatgtgtctcCATTCCCTGACGTTTCATAgatcatgtgggtgacggagttacgttcataagttatgatagcacgtgtgataaacgtcgtattcagagggaTTATTtggataataataaaaatatttttgttaataattttatagattagAACGTTTCAGGTTATATTTAGtaattgcaaatgataaaaaccgcaagaa
The nucleotide sequence above comes from Magallana gigas chromosome 2, xbMagGiga1.1, whole genome shotgun sequence. Encoded proteins:
- the LOC105330019 gene encoding uncharacterized protein isoform X1, with protein sequence MMELSSVCIRSGLLLRGRCRMVVGGASLGRRFCAVASSSVLRTCRENNPKSSDERLGAGSQNVNKKLTWQPNKIVVQCRLKNGNSKLPVEVNVFDNELGHGAPTVVMLLGLVGSGEDFRSMVTYLSSSGIRCVAPEIPGFGDSLISRSDIYNLDFTSFGQCQMLADILRGWGITRIDSVISHSAASWLAVRFGASTQNVRSLSLINPMSIRPNKAMRPYAWTKLVGAAARNRVFWPVVDSYIEIGARRSGFKIPAHKQRQKFVGLEAVSTVDFNAVTEDVIAIREKRLPVSVAWSRNDKMIEEKLSRDLLNTLGIHQDVKKNQDQGSTIYKEELVFESGGHVLHQKHSKSISENIIAMLQTVF
- the LOC105330019 gene encoding uncharacterized protein isoform X2, which gives rise to MMELSSVCIRSGLLLRGRCRMVVGGASLGRRFCAVASSSVLRTCRENNPKSSDERLGAGSQNVNKKLTWQPNKIVVQCRLKNGNSKLPVEVNVFDNELGHGAPTVVMLLGLVGSGEDFRSMVTYLSSSGIRCVAPEIPGFGDSLISRSDIYNLDFTSFGQCQMLADILRGWGITRAMRPYAWTKLVGAAARNRVFWPVVDSYIEIGARRSGFKIPAHKQRQKFVGLEAVSTVDFNAVTEDVIAIREKRLPVSVAWSRNDKMIEEKLSRDLLNTLGIHQDVKKNQDQGSTIYKEELVFESGGHVLHQKHSKSISENIIAMLQTVF